tcagtaaaaaaaacaaagcacgtAAGGACAACGGCGCAAAACTGCTAGCAGTTAAACCTTAAATGTACAAACTTCGtgtaccacgaagccagaacactAGTGGGCTCTGGTCCGGGGACGAAAACCGGCGGCCGAAGCATCGTGGATACATTGCCACGAGCTCTGAGGGCGACCGATTcctcggtttcggtttctgcgACTTTTCGCAAACAGTTTCGTACCAGACAACTTTCAGGTTGGACAGTTGAAGGCAGACTGACTGGCCTCATTTATTGCATGTTCTTCCATTGCGTGTGCAGTGTTGCCTAACTCTCAATGAAGACCCCCGAGGGAtgtgctcgcatgttttctgcaGTGCATAGTCGTGCGGGACTACCCGTCAGGGAACACTACGCGCCTGCACGAATTTTCGAAGGTATCCGCAAACCTTCATATAGTTTCGGGTTCTCCAGGTGCCTAGGTGACGTCACTGCGAGCTCTGCCGTGTGTCTCTTAGCAACAGCTGTAGTGAGGAGACGGATCTCATCTTCGaaaagcaatgttgccagactcAATTCGACAGATGAGTCGCCTCATGACGTTCTCAAGActaaaaattaattttatgatacttccgcGCCAcctagagagaaaaaaaaactgcagaaTATACAATGTGACACTGTGTGAGACACCTACATTACAATGGCATATGGATTCGGCACTGAAAACATGAGGTTCAGCCTGTACGCTAAATCGGTTCTGCGTCCTTTCAGTCAAGGCGTTTACGGTGCTATACAGCGCGACACTCGACGATACACTATACATTACTGGAGCGCGAACAACATGTGCCAAAATGAAGCCTCAAAGAGAACATTTTGGAAAATGCGTCTATTGTTCGTGTTGGGATGAGGGCAAAAAAACCTTGGTGCGACAAACGTTGTATTGTCCTATAGTGAAAACCATTCCCACTGTCAGAGTTTGGAAAGCGTTGGCGTTCAGGGACAGCGTCAATGAACAACTAAATAGCGATTCACTGTACTCTATTGAGAAGTGGCCTGTGCGTATAAAAACCGGTCTCCAGCACAATAAATGCGGCTGCACACGCGTGGGAACTCACATTTGTGCGTAACTTAAGGAATATGTGGCCAATTGACTTAGGCTGTTAACGATTCATTGCATAACGCTATTAATGGTTATTATAGTCAGGGAAACAGTCACAATAGAATGTGCGGTATCACATGCACATCATATCACAGTCCATGAGCCAGCATCACATCCACCTccatgatgtgatggtgaatgatgcgTTGAAGGCGATCATGAGTGAATTTGCCCATCTCTATATGCTTCCATGGCTCCTGACGTCAGATTGGTGGTGACGATGATTGGTGAGATGAAAATAAAGGTGGCAATGAAAATTAgtacagaagaagaagaagctgatTCCCCAAAGCACCACagaccttttctttctttttctgtgttgAAATTTTAATTTAAAGTCACAGTATCCATCCCTCCATGTGAACTTGTCACAGCGCCCACGGCTTCCCTGACATTTATTTCctctggcatttttttttttcttttcgcgtTACAGTGTACGTATCGAGCGGCATTTTGATTAATACTAttcagggtgtttctttttagctggaacaaattCTTATAAAAatgggagttgccttaggaggCTTTTACATTTTTCATTGGATTAATTTAccgggctgctactaggaagccATTTTTTTCTCAGGGGACTATTtaacatatatatatttcaatcaactttttaattatcgacTTTATAGAGCACATTGCAACcgcgatattaaagcctgatctccacatgatccgctcgaaccagtgatgaagcacaaaagtaatcgcagCGCGCGCGCTACGGACCTAACTATTTCAACTGCACCGTCCGCTACGAACCGCAAGTGATCGGCAAAAGAGCGACAGTGATGTCGATATCTTTACCTAACGTCACAGAAAAGCGCTATACGCGATTCAGGCACAGCAAAAGGCGATTCGCGAGCACATTGCAACTGCAATGTACTCCCTCGAGTCGACAATTAAAAAGTGTATGAAAATGTCTCCGTTAATTAGTCCCATAACTGAGAAAAAATACGGtgtcctagtagcagccccgtcgggtaatccaatgacaaaagtaaaagcgtcctacggctactcccctttttatgaaaatttgttgcagctaaaaagaaCACCGTCCTGTATATATATTCTGCACGACAAAAAGCGCTTGTCCCTAGGCAACCATCTCTATAGCGTCTCAATAGCTGTCAGCGAAGCACGGGCAGTGCGTGGAGTCGAATGGCGGACATGATAGTCGTAGCGGACGACGGAGttgtcatcacccagcagagAAGCCGCCAGTATGAAACCGACCACCTTGGCCGCGTTGTGGGCGGTGGTGGCACTTTTGCGTACTTAGTATGGGAGTAGCGAATATCGCTCCGAGATaaaacggtgtcggcgcgctgcggagaaacgatgaactaccgtagtgtggaccgcttcctcgcgtcgtctgcttttacacgtttatcccgcgttcagtgcagtaggtggagcattggggaaccgaaagGTATCgcaccatcgcggcacaagtgaatatacactagaattacggaaaagaaccatcaactccgaacatcggccagcgtgttatccacactagaaaggtgaagGTGTCGCCATCTATAGGTCTATAATATCGCACATCGGTACGTCGCTGTTATATGTTACATATATACGTCGCGTGATCGTGTTGACTTCTCGCCACTCACTCTCGGCAAATGGCAGAAAGACGTCGTATCTCTTTCAACTACAGGCATGCAACATACCCGGTGTCTctagttaaatccccgggctaaataattcgggaacgggtacaccaatcgaagaactttggTTTTAACAAGTATCTGTCCACTACCACCTACAAGCGATGCACTGTGTGAATGAGCGGGAtcgaggcgctcattatttaaatataGATTCAAAAAAAGTTTCGCGAAAAAcaacttctgaagcagggcaCCGTTGGCATTTAAATGGGCACTACCCCTTTTGGAACCTTCAGTGGacatcttttagagaaaaattcgccagcgaagcgggtcattgtttgcagtaattaattggtttcggtttacatattgttgtcgcggctggtcgctgTGATGCGCGAAatgacgctcttccactcccttatccaccaattaattacgtgttcttgagctcaCTTCGtaacggggagtgctgaagaaaacgtgataagcatgtgatatcaaggtACTATATGTGATCAACTGTGTTTCGTCcgtgcgatcataacagagaaaTTGCGCATATCACTCAGATAAGCAGGGAAGGGGACTGGCAAAGCCTGTCTGGCACTGTTAcattttcttcagcactccccgttgcgaagtgagctcaagaacacgtaattcattggtggataagagagtggaagagcgtcctctagcgcttcaccgcgaccagccgcgacaaacaTATGTTAATCGAAACCAACTAATTaatgcaacaaatgacccgcttcgctggcgttttctttttcttttttttctaaggTGTCCACGGAAGGTCCCAAAAGGTGTAgtgcccattttaatgccaacggttccctgctttagaagttatgtttttcacgaaactcatttgaatttttatttaaataatgagcgcctcccactcattcacacagtgcgTCGCTTGTATAGGTGACATTGGACAGGTATTTGTAAAAaggaaagttcttcgattggtgcacctgttcccgaattatttagccagaggatttaactgagacacagTGTATAGCTCCACGAACCTTGGTTTATTTCCACAATTTTCTCTTTGTGGCTGTTAACGCACTTCGTTGGATGGAAAAGCCAGTCCCCTCTTGCCAAGTAGGTCAACTCCGCGCCTCTGCTACACATACACAAGAGTGGCACATACCACGCTTCGCTGAACCACTGTCAGAATTCGGTATATACGATAGGTGCGACGTGAAGCTGTGAGAATCCTTGATACTGCTTATCACACAGAGAGCTTTCCGTAAAAGTATGCTGCATCATCGCAACACTATATATAGTTACGGATTCTTGCAGAGTATATACGAGGTGTGTTCAAAAAGTACGCGGACTGATATCATAAAACAAATGTACTTGATTTAGAAGTTACATGTCCGGGTCCCCTTCAAAGTACTCCCCTCCAGAACGGACACACTTATCTCAACGATGTTTCCACTTGTTGAAACAGTCCTGGTACGCTTCGTTTGTAACTTGCTTCAGCTCCTTCGTCGCATTCTTTAACTCGGGAACTCTCTCAAATCTTCTTCCTTTCAAGAGTCTTTTAAGTTTTGGGAACAGGAAAAAGTCACAAGGAGCAAGATCAGATGAGTAGGGGGGTGGGAAAGAACAATGATCGAATGTTTGGCCAAGAACTCCCGAGTTCTGAGGGCTGAATGGGCTGGAGCGTTGTCGTGATGGAAAAACCAACCGCCACTCCTCCACATTTCTGGCCTTTTGCGACGGATGGCGTCCCTCAGACGTTTAAGAACTTCAATGTAGTAAGTCTGATTCACTGTGGAGCCTTGGGGGAGATACTCGTGGTGAACAACACCGTTGGCATAAAAGAAAACCGTCAGCATAACCTTGACATTTGATCGAACTTGGCGAGCTTTTTCGGGTCTGGGGGACGTGTCACTCACCCATTGGGATGATTGGACCTTCGTTTCAATGTCATAACCCTAGATCCATGATTCATCACCTGTTATGATCCTTGACAAAAAGTTTTCATCTTCTTCTGAACTATGAAGCAGTTCCTGACAAACCTGGACGCGATTGGCTTTTTGGTCGTCTGTCATCAGGCGTGGCACAAATTTCGCAGCAACGCGGTGCATCCTCAATTTTTCGGTCAAAATCTCGTAACAAGATCCTACTGATATCCCACACTCTTCAGCAAGCTCCCTGATGGTCAGACGTCGATTTGCCCGCACCAGGGTGACTGATTTCGTCGACGTGTGGGTCGTCAGTTGACGTGGAAGGACGTCCAGGACGCTCGTCGTCTTCAATCGACTGTCGACCACCCTTAAAACATTCATACCACTTGAAACATGCCGTACGCTTCATAGCAACATCACCGTAAGCCGTGTTGAGCATAGCAAATGTTTCAGTCGCAGATTTTCCAATGTAGTTTAACACAAAATTTCACAGCAAGTCGTTGCACCTTCAGGTCATTCATTCTGAAATCcgacaaacgaaaaaaaaaaaaaaaaacagacttcACTAAACACAGCGTAGCTAACCAACAAATGAAGATAATCTCCAATCGGAAAACGGCGTTTCATCAGATGATGTACAGAAACCTAGCGGCACCAAGCGGATTCCCTTGGAACCAACTGGAGTCGTGCAATTCAAACAGTCCGTGTATTTTTGAACACACCTCGTATATCGTCGTGTCGTTTAGTAATTGATCTCATCTAACCCATAGTTCCTCCCAACGGCCGTCTAGCACCGACGAATGTCAGTGCACAACAGTGCCGGATATACCTCGCTCCCGGAGCTATACGAGATACGCTGCTGCCGTAAACCGACGGAAACAATGGAGAGACGCTCCAGAGTCTATCCTGCCCGCTTCCCTGTCCTTGGTACGTGATTCTATACACTTGGCAGAGGAAAGTCGTCGGTCATGATTATATGGTATTTGACAGGGATGAATGAGGAGATTGGCCAGCAGTACTCAAAGTGTAACCAACGAAAGGCGTTTATTGGTAAGACTTCATGTAACTCTTCTGAGTAAAACTGAGTATTAACCTTCTATCACTCTCTCCAATGCTGATCGTTGGTGAATCGTGCTTCAACGGAGCAAAAGAACAGAGCAGAACGTATGCGGGCCGGCAGGCGTCGATGCTTATTCACTACCTCGagaacaacgacgacgacgatgatgatgatgcgaagatttttttttattatttcgtgttagcgccgcgaagcaactgtgcctgTGAGTGGCATATACAGACGTgaacggatggagagaggacagcagcaaaGAGTGGGAAACATGGGGGTTAGgatatgcgtccagggccgacttcatactaaccccctgttccCTATACTCCTCAGGCTCAGAAATCCTACGTTTCTGGACGGCGCCCACGGGTGAGGCTACTGGTTGAggacccccccccaccccagcAAAGCGTATACAAGACACTCAAAAGTACATGCATGTGTGCGTGAGTGCCGCAGCACCCAACCAAAACATATTTTTATATAGTTCATCTCTATGTCGACCTTCCTGTcctcaaacaaacaaataaataaaaaatcaagAAAGTACCTCAGGAGAAACTTAACGAACAAGTATTTGTTACTTCCTTTATTCCCAGTTTATTTCTTTTCCCCCTCCTTTGTGTGTATGTTTTTCTTCGTGTTCTTTAACTAGCTCTGTGcaggtgtactggggtagccagccTGTCTTTGTTGCAACATATCATCATCTACATAGTTGTAAGAAGTACACGAAAAACGGACTTTTGCAAAGTATATTTGTAAGATACTTTGTAAGATAAGGAGTGTTCAAGCTACGTACAAATCTGGCCCCAAGCATATCCGGTCCTCCGAGGCATTCCATCATCACCGAGCAGGATTCATGTGAGGGATCTCTTCTACACGGTGACAAAAACGACTCAACGGGACGGGTCGTCACATAGCTCCGGCCAAAATGTGTTCCTGCTCTTaaatgcgcaaaaaaaaaaaaaaaaagcaataataAGTCCTCCTTCCACATACTTTATGCAGGCATGTTCTATTGGCTGATTCATGTGTCTGTTGCCGCAGCTGTCACATCATGTCTGCTTTGGAAGAAGAGCTCTCGCACGTAGACAGTCATCATGAATCCCATTGAAGTCCACCCTCTCCTTCttgatgtcctctctccatccgtccatgTCTGCTCGCGcccgctaacacgaaatttattTTAAAATACATATAACAAACATTGGAGGAACGAGTGACCGACGTCCACTCTACTCCGATTCCACCTCATCCGTTTCTCTAAACCtcgacctttttttttaaaggagaagcaagccggcacttgcctggctgacatccccttgtgtgtgaataaacatatacccccccccccccacctcacctcacctcgacGCAGTCACCTGTGCTAAATTTGAGCAGCACTGGGTAGAGGGTGTTCTGCCTGCGTAATTTCCTCCGGTAGAGCTCCGGGATGCTAACAGGATTACTCGGATTAACGGACCCTATGCACGGCTTATCTGGCTCATCTGCTGCGGGCTTTTCCCAGCCCCTTGTCCCCCACGACAGAGAGTGACCTCCTCCAGACGACGAGTTCTATTTTTAACCTTGCTGCCCGATGCTAGTGGAACACTCGGAGCAAATATACCAGCAGGACAAGTTCGGTTAGGGTAGTCAAAAAGCATGCCACCGCCCGCGTGGAGGGGGGACTACGACTAGCTAGGTTACTGGGGCACGAGACAGGAAACACCTgccgtggaaaaaaaaaaaactgaggggCGTGCTCGACGGCTGGATGGGGTGGGGGCTACGTTCCCCAACTTACGTACCCCATTGAAGTGGTGCGTTCATTGTACGAcctctatccccccccccccccgctcgcCGTTCATTCTTGCGCTGATAGTGTTCGAGAAGGGAACCGGAAGCGTAGTAGAAACTTCAAAAACTCGGACAACAATATATGTTTAGTGCAGGGAACGCCGTACGCGGGGCTGCGTGAGACCATCTGGTGCAGATACTTCGAACCATCGTGGTACGACTCAAGGAGACTGGACATCATACAACGAGCACAGCTGAGCAAGTTTGTTCCCAGACGCACTTTTATTTTTGATTTAAAAGACATCCACTGCAAGGCAAACACTCATATCACATGTTCCACCGTGATTGCTAAGAACGACAACACTCAACGCTTTCAGCAAATGTGATGGCAGTAGCATCTCACAAAAACATTCACGCAGAAGACACACAGTATTTACAAAACGGCAATGGTAGGTTTAaaagaaaatgcagaaaatgtgtGAACCTACAATTATGATCACTGTACAAAGATCCTACTGAAAACATCACAAGGCTGCTCCCTCTTGTGAGGAAGTCAAGGCACGAGATTCTTGCACCAAACAATGCGCTACATAACTCTGGAACCGCAAATTTCTTACTAAAACGACGACTCGAAGTCCGTAAGGAAACGTTGGAAGACGTTGGATTTGTTGCTACAAGAGACTTTCGTAACGATATGACACATAATGTAAATAAAGATCTCAAACTTCCAGAACAATGGTGGGGACACCCATGGTATACTCAGCATTCACTCCGGTGAAAAATAACTCTGGAACTCACTAATACTGCGACAAAAAGCTACACCCTCAACCATACAGTGTGGCCCCAACTAAAAGGATGTAGAATAAATCGCATTCTGACACAACAAGTACGGCGATTGGTCCCCTCCAGCCATACTCAGCTCAAAATGTTCATTAAAAAAGAAACGCAAAAGGCGAACATGTGGCACTTGAACAGGATATGAGTCGTCGTCAGACTACCCAGCCCTAGAGGATAAGTAGAGATGAAATGCAGTGGCTCCAACGCACGCGGAAGAGCGTGTCAACGGCCGCGGCCCGACGCACGCCGTAGCGGCGCAGAAGCGTGAAATTACGCGTTGTCGAGGCTCTTGTGATCCAGGCGGCGAACGTAGTCGTTGACCAGGTCACGGAAGTTGATTGGGTCGATGTTCTTGCAGAGCAGATCGAGCACGAGCCAGTCGCCCAAATTGGTCCTGTCGCAGATCCTTTCCACATAATCCTTGTTTGCCAGTTTCGCGCGGCTGCGGAGAACCATGAACCGGATCCGGGGAACAAACATGATGGCAGCGCGGTAGACCAGAACTAGGGCCGAGAGCACAGCCAGGATAATGAACCAGAACCAGAGGAATACGTAAATCTTTTCGTTGATAATGTTGATAGGCAGGATGCACATGGCATCGTGCTTCTGCACGTCTCCGGATGTTCCGTACATGTGGAACGTGCACTTGGTCAGCCTAGGGAATACCTTGATCATGGGGTCAAAGCGGACGGACCAGTCCCATTCCGTGAACTGTAGCACGCGCGCACCGTAAGCCGAAAATTCGCCTCCCAGGAACAGATCCATCAGGAACATCTGGCCGACCACGTTGATAAAGTTGAGAATCTCTGCCAGTACATAGCCGTAGAAAAAAAGGTTGTGGTTGTTTAGGTTGACAGTGAGGTATTCCACGAGAAGGTTTCGGCTTTTCTCTTTGTCTCCTTCCGACATGATGGGATTGTTGAGCCCCAAGATAAGGTTCTTTGTCCTTCCGCCTTCAATTGCCTTCCAGAAATAGCGTGGCACGTAAAATAGTACGGCTTGCAAGAAGAGCACGAAGCACACCCACTGATAGTAGGCATGGTAAACGCGTTGCTCGCCAGGAATGTACTTGTCGACACCAGGGTAGGGTATCTGCACTCCAACTTGCTTGTGCCACGCGTCGGTCAGCGAAAATGTGGTATGGATCCAGCAGAACGTATCCAGCAAGTCGCTGGGCACAGAGTCCTTTGAAATGCAGTCGATAGGGTCACCGATGTACTGCCTGCCGGTGACGAGGATGCTGAATGCGATGAGAATGCACACTGTGGCCTTGTAGTGTAGCCTGAAGACATTGTTGTCGATGACTGTAAAGTCAGTCTTGAAGAAACCCTTGAGGTTGCCGAAGAGCTGATCCATGATGGTGGGTGACGGATCAGCCTTCGGAACAGCGACAGAAACTCCCCACTCTGTGCCTACCTGACAGCTGAATGCGAGTGCTCTGGAACGAAGGAACCGACGGGACGCAGTTCCCTCTCTTAGGCACTTGAGCCAATCATGGCGTTGCAGAGGGACATTTTATGCCTGTTCGAGGCCCCACATCCTCTCTCACGTAACTTCCCCTCTCTTATCCGCTCCGGGAACAGCCGTCTTTCTGTTCTTTGTGTGAGCCAAGCAACCGGTCTAGCTGTTTATCTCCTTTTTCTTTCGAGAAGAGGGTGTCCCATTCGGGCAGAATACTATTGAATGTCACTTGCGGTTTCAGGGGCCATGTGTCGTTCCACGCAAGGTCATTGCAGTTAACCCGTAGTTTTCCACTCATTTTCAACTGGGCCATGCGACGCCAGCTGACACGTCATTCCCATTACCCGCGTGTTTATCTCCATCTGATATCCTTGCCGATTTTGGCGTCGCCACATGCTGGACACCTATCACGCGGTACACGAGATAAACTGCctttagggttgccaccaggccggtattataccggcacggccggttatttgctcgctctgccggttgccggtaggaaggtgataccggcagccttttgccggtatttgtggctcaacacctttcattggggcttttacggggttttcctttcaacattccactacagattgaataaatctggtgcacagacccaactccgtagtcaccagtcgttttcttagttattcattattgttaccattgttgtcttgagcgaaTACGGTCGTTCTTTCTCTCACTCTCTGTATACTATCCACCCCTCACCAACTTCtctttcccgcgaacatttcctcctttccctctatttcacctcctctccctcagccggcaTTTTTCActgcgaaaggtggcaaccctaactgCCTTTGCCAATGTTGTAATACGAGCAA
This genomic stretch from Ornithodoros turicata isolate Travis chromosome 9, ASM3712646v1, whole genome shotgun sequence harbors:
- the LOC135368360 gene encoding innexin inx2-like, with amino-acid sequence MDQLFGNLKGFFKTDFTVIDNNVFRLHYKATVCILIAFSILVTGRQYIGDPIDCISKDSVPSDLLDTFCWIHTTFSLTDAWHKQVGVQIPYPGVDKYIPGEQRVYHAYYQWVCFVLFLQAVLFYVPRYFWKAIEGGRTKNLILGLNNPIMSEGDKEKSRNLLVEYLTVNLNNHNLFFYGYVLAEILNFINVVGQMFLMDLFLGGEFSAYGARVLQFTEWDWSVRFDPMIKVFPRLTKCTFHMYGTSGDVQKHDAMCILPINIINEKIYVFLWFWFIILAVLSALVLVYRAAIMFVPRIRFMVLRSRAKLANKDYVERICDRTNLGDWLVLDLLCKNIDPINFRDLVNDYVRRLDHKSLDNA